A window of Nicotiana tabacum cultivar K326 chromosome 24, ASM71507v2, whole genome shotgun sequence contains these coding sequences:
- the LOC107811355 gene encoding putative mitochondrial protein AtMg00820, whose product MYHYQKLNSHMALISQLEPKKVDKALKGVYWVKAMKYELDQFERNKVWDFVPKQSNTSTIGTKWVFRNKLNESSQVVCNKARLVAQGYSQQEGMDYDENFAPVERLESIRIPLVFAAHKEFKLFQMDVKSVFLNGYIS is encoded by the coding sequence ATGTATCACTACCAGAAGCTCAACTCTCACATGGCCTTAATATCACAACTTGAACCAAAAAAGGTTGATAAAGCCCTTAAAGGCGTCTACTGGGTCAAAGCTATGAAGTATGAACtcgatcaatttgaaagaaataaagtgtGGGATTTTGTTCCAAAACAATCAAACACTTCCACTATAGGaactaaatgggtcttcagaaataaaCTAAATGAGTCTAGTCAGGTGGTTTGTAACAAGGCAAGGCTAGTTGCTCAAGGTTACTCTCAGCAAGAAGGAATGGACTACGATGAAAATTTTGCACCTGTAGAAAGATTAGAATCCATTCGAATACCACTTGTCTTTGCTGCTCATAAAGAATTCAAGCtatttcaaatggatgtaaaaagtgTGTTCTTAAATGGATATATCTCTTAA
- the LOC142178252 gene encoding uncharacterized protein LOC142178252, which yields MHQLLDYDLSFTSTPIFCDNTSVICVVKKICASSGIASLLLPGGRTAHSRFVIPLNVTEDSTCNIKQGTPLANLIIKAKLIIWDEAPMMHRYCFEALDKTLRDILRFKDASNLHLPFGGKTIILGGDFRQILPVIPKGSRQDIVNASLNSSYLWPHCQLLKLTKNMRLQGNEIGTHLDELRVFSDWILAIGDGIVGTSVDGNEKVQIPDDLLIKQSVDPTSAIVESTYPDFNSRCNDIGYLQQRAILTPTLDMVESVNEYMISLNQSSEKSYLSSDTICSSDNTYSALEHVHTPEFLNTIKCSGVPNHALTLKVGIPVMLLRNIDQSAGLCNGTRLIITKLENQVIEAKVLAGQMAGQKVFIPRMTLTPSDARIPFKFQRRQFPIIVSFAMTINKSQGQSLCHVGLFLKKPVFTHGQLYVALSRVTSRKGLKILVCDDDGQITTEATNVVFKEVFRNLV from the coding sequence ATGCATCAACTTCTAGACTATGATTTATCTTTTACCTCTACTCCTATATTCTGTGATAATACAAGTGTTATATGTGTTGTCAAAAAAATATGTGCATCTAGCGGGATTGCATCTCTGTTGTTACCAGGTGGTCGAACAGCTCATTCAAGATTTGTGATTCCTCTAAATGTAACTGAAGATTCAACATGTAATATCAAGCAAGGTACTCCTTTagcaaatttaattattaaggcAAAGTTGATTATTTGGGATGAGGCACCCATGATGCATAGATATTGTTTTGAAGCTCTTGATAAAACTTTAAGAGATATTCTTAGGTTTAAAGATGCATCCAATTTACACCTACCATTTGGAGGTAAAACAATTATTCTTGGTGGTGACTTCAGACAAATATTACCTGTCATTCCAAAAGGAAGTAGGCAAGATATTGTTAATGCTTCTCTCAATTCTTCTTATTTGTGGCCTCACTGTCAACTCTTAAAGTTAACAAAGAATATGAGATTGCAAGGTAATGAAATAGGGACACATCTAGATGAGTTGAGAGTTTTTTCAGATTGGATTTTGGCAATTGGCGATGGTATAGTTGGTACTTCTGTTGATGGCAATGAAAAAGTCCAAATACCAGATGATCTTTTGATAAAACAATCTGTTGATCCAACATCTGCAATTGTAGAAAGTACATATCCGGATTTCAACAGTCGTTGCAATGATATAGGATACCTCCAGCAGAGAGCCATTCTTACACCAACTCTTGATATGGTGGAATCAGTCAACGAATATATGATTTCGCTTAATCAAAGTTCTGAGAAATCATATTTGAGTTCTGATACAATCTGCAGCTCTGACAATACTTATTCAGCACTGGAACATGTACACACTCCTGAATTCTTAAATACAATTAAATGTTCTGGAGTTCCAAATCATGCTCTTACTCTAAAGGTTGGTATTCCAGTAATGTTATTAAGAAATATTGATCAGTCAGCAGGATTATGTAATGGAACAAGGTTGATCATAACTAAACTTGAAAAtcaagtcattgaagccaaggttTTAGCAGGACAGATGGCTGGACAGAAAGTGTTTATTCCAAGAATGACATTGACTCCATCTGATGCTAGAATTCCATTTAAGTTCCAGCGAAGACAATTTCCAATCATTGTTTCTTTTGCCATGACAATCAACAAAAGTCAAGGACAGTCATTGTGTCACGTGGGATTATTTTTGAAGAAACCAGTTTTTACACATGGACAACTATATGTTGCTCTTTCTCGGGTGACAAGCAGAAAAGGATTAAAAATTTTGGTTTGTGATGATGATGGGCAAATAACTACTGAAGCTACAAATGTTGTATTTAAAGAAGTTTTTCGAAATTTAGTCTGA